The Haloplanus sp. CK5-1 genome segment GAATCGGCCACCCGTGCCACCTCGTGCGAACTACGCGACGATCCACGTCGGCGCACAGCTCGGCCCCGAGACCCGGACGCTCGACCTCGACTGGGCCGACGACGTCGGTGACGAGACCGACGCCCACGAGTTCGACGTGCCGACGGCCGACGCCGCCGACACGTACGTCGGAATCCAGGCGTTCGACGTCGGCGCGTACGGTCACGAAATCCTGATCAACGGCCAGCGATCGGGCGGCTTCGACATCCCACCCAGCGACGGCTGGCAGTACTGGGTCGACACGTTCGGCGACGCCGCCTCCCTCGTCGCCGGGGTGAACGACCTCCGGATCGCCCGCGACACCGACACCGACGACGCCTTCGCCGTCGGCACCGTCACCGTCCACTGGAGAGAGCCGAGCGACGCGTAACGTTCGCCACCCGCCCCGTCGCCGCGATATTTAAACCCGGACGATCGGTCGCCGATCACGACCGAATCGGTTCGTGATAACAGTTGCCAAGACTCTCGGGGGAGCGGCCAGGTCACGCGATTTCGTCACGGTCGTCGGTCGTCACGACGGATCGTACTGTTGCGGGTAACGCGTGGTTTTATATAGAAGGACAAACAATCTTGGAGTGAACTATGAGTGAGCGAATGCAACAGGGTCAGCCGATGATCATCATGGGCGAGGACGCCCAGCGTGTCAAGGATCAGGACGCTCAAGAGTACAACATCTCGGCTGCTCGGGCGGTCGCGGAGTCGGTACGGTCGACGCTCGGTCCAAAGGGGATGGACAAGATGCTCGTCGACTCGATGGGCAGCGTCACCATCACCAACGACGGCGTCACCATCCTCCAGGAGATGGACATCGACAACCCGACCGCGGAGATGATCGTCGAAGTCGCCGAGACACAGGAGGACGAGGCCGGCGACGGCACCACCACCGCAGTCGCCATCGCGGGCGAACTCCTGAAGAACGCCGAGGACCTCCTCGAACAGGACATCCACCCGACGGCGATCATCAAGGGATTCAGCATGGCCTCCGAGAAGGCCCGCGAGGAGGTCGACTCCGTCGCCGAGGACGTCGACCCCACCGACGAGGACCTCCTGCGGAAGGTCGCCGAAACCTCGATGACCGGCAAGAGCTCCGAACTCGACAAGGATCTGCTCGCCCGTATCGTCGTCGAGGCCGTCCGAGCCGTCACCGTCGAGGCCGACGACGGGAGCCACGTCGTCGACCTCGAGTTCGTCGAGATCGAGACCCAGACCGGCCGCTCGGCTTCGGAGTCCGAACTCCTCAACGGCGCGGTCATCGACAAGGACCCCGTCAACGACGACATGCCCGTCGACTTCGAGTCGGCGGACGTGCTCCTGTTGAACGAGCCCATCGAGGTCGAGGAGACCGATGCCGACACGTCGGTCAGCATCGACGACCCCGACCAACTCCAGCAGTTCCTCGACAGCGAGGAGCGCCAACTCCGCGAGAAGGTCGACCAGATCGTCGCCACCGGTGCGGACGTGGTGTTCTGCCAGAAGGGCATCGACGACCTCGCCCAGTACCTGCTCGCCCAGGAGGACATCCTCGCGGTGCGGCGCACCAAGAAGTCCGACATGGGCTTCCTGCAGGAGATCCTCGGGGCGGGGATCGTCACCGACCTCGACGCGGCCACCGACGCCGACCTCGGCACCGGCTCCATCGAGCGTGACGCCGAGGCCGGCCTGTTCTACGTCGAGGGATCGGACGCCCACGGCGTGACGCTCCTCCTCCGTGGCTCGACCGAACACGTCGTCGACGAACTCGAACGCGGCATCCAGGACGCCCTCGACGTGGTCTCCGCGACTGCGGCCGACGGGCGCGTCCTCCCCGGCGGCGGTGCCGTCGAGGTGGAGATCGCGAGCCGCCTGCGCGACTACGCCGACAGCGTCAGCGGCCGCGAGCAACTCGCGGTCGAGGCCTACGCCGACGCCGTCGAAGTCGTCCCGCGCGTCCTGGCGAGCAACGCCGGTCTCGACAGTATCGACACGCTGGTCGACCTGCGCGCGGCCCACGAGGGCGGAGACGCCCGTGCCGGCCTCAACGTGTTCTCCGGCGACGTCGTCGACACCTACGACGCCGGCGTCGTCGAACCCGCTCACTCCAAGGAACAGGCGTTCTCCTCCGCCACCGAGGCGGCGAACCTCGTGCTGAAAATCGACGACATCATCTCCGCGGGCGACCTCTCGACGTCCGGCGACGACGACGAGGGCGGTGCCGGTGCCGGCGGCATGGGCGGCATGGGTGGCATGGGCGGCGCGATGTGACGTAGGCACACGCCAACTCTCCCGACCGACACACGCTTCTTCCCCCGTTTCGACACAAAGCCCTTCACCTGCTCCGCCGGTAGCCCGAGGTATGCCTTCCGGTAGACGCGCGTTCCTGACGAGCATCGGCGCCGCGGCGGCCGGGCTGGCCGGGTGTCTCGACGGCGGGTCGTCCGGATCACCGACGCGAACGCCGACCGTCACCCCGACGGACACGCCCGTTGACGACGCCGTCACGCTCGGTGACCCCGTATCTCTCGACGGCGTGACCGTCACCGTCTCCGACCTCGTGGCCGCCCACTCGGTCCGCTATCTGAGCGCGCCCGACGCCGTGGACGTCCTCCCGACGACCGACGACCAGTTCGTCTTCGTCGACGTATCCGTCGACTCGGGGGCGTCGTCGCCGCCACGCCGGTTCGGGCTCGTCGTCGACGACACCAGCTACGACCCGGGCATCGAGTACCTCGGGCCCGCCCGCGTCGACGCGCCCGTCACCGGACGCCGGTACAGCGAGTCGAACCTCCAGGGCTTCCTCGGCTTCCGCGTGCCCGCGCCGCTGGACGCCGAGTCGGTCGCGGTGATTCTGACCAGCCACGGTCCGGAGCGGACTGACATGCGACCCGAACCCGACGACATCGTCGCCAGGTGGATCGTCCCCTCGTCGTCGGCCGCCCCCCTGCGTTCGCCCCCGCCCGTCTTCTCGGCAACCGTCGACGTGCCCGACGCCGTCCCGGCGGCCGAACCGATCCCAGTCACGCTCGACGTGACGAACACGGGCGACGGCCCCGGCGTCTTCCGCGCGGCGATCAACCATCAGGGCCCGCGCTACGGGGTCACAGGGATCGACCGCTCGCTCGCGGCCGGGGAGTCGACCACCCACGAGACGACGGTCGACTACTACCTCGACGCCGACGCGGCGCCCGGTCACGTCCAGTTCGCCGTGGTTGGCCCCGACATCTCGGAGTTCTTCGAGGCGGCCCTCGAAGGCGGTGGGGCGCCCGCGGGAACCGACACGACGACCGGTGTCGCCCGCCGACGGTCCACGCGAAACTGGTAACTTTCCGGCCGCACTACCCCCGTGCATGACGGTTCTGCTTCTCGACACCGACACGGTGGACGCACACTCACCGATGGCGGCCGTCGTCGACGCCGTCGAGTCCGCGTTCGCTGCCCACGCCCGCGGCGATACGGTGATGCCGTCGAAGTCGTACGTCGACCTCCCCCAGTACGACGGCGACTTCCGGTCGATGCCGGCGTACCTCCGTGCCGAGGACTGGGACGCCGCGGGGCTGAAGTGGGTGAACTCCCACACCGAGAACCGACGCCGCCACGACCTCCCGACGGTCATGGCGACGATGCTCTACTCCGACCCCGAGACGGGGGTTCCGCTCTCGATCATGGACGGCACCACCCTGACGACGAAACGCACGGGGGCGGCCGCCGCCGTCGCGACCGACCACCTCGCAGTGGCGGACGCGTCGACGCTGGGGCTGGTCGGTGCCGGCGCGCAGTCTCACGCCCAACTCACCGCTATCGCGACGGTCCGTCCCGTCGAGACGATCGTCGTCGCCGACGCCGACGCGTCCCGCGCCGAGGCGTTCGTCGAGGCGGTCGGCGACCGGTTCGACGCCCGCGTCGGATCGATCCCGGAGGCCGCCGCCTGTGACGTCGTCTCGACCGTCACGCCGGTTCGGGAGCCCATCGTCGACGCCGACGCGGTCGGCGATCACACCCATATCAACGCCGTCGGTGCCGA includes the following:
- a CDS encoding DUF7383 domain-containing protein; amino-acid sequence: MPPRANYATIHVGAQLGPETRTLDLDWADDVGDETDAHEFDVPTADAADTYVGIQAFDVGAYGHEILINGQRSGGFDIPPSDGWQYWVDTFGDAASLVAGVNDLRIARDTDTDDAFAVGTVTVHWREPSDA
- the thsB gene encoding thermosome subunit beta; the protein is MQQGQPMIIMGEDAQRVKDQDAQEYNISAARAVAESVRSTLGPKGMDKMLVDSMGSVTITNDGVTILQEMDIDNPTAEMIVEVAETQEDEAGDGTTTAVAIAGELLKNAEDLLEQDIHPTAIIKGFSMASEKAREEVDSVAEDVDPTDEDLLRKVAETSMTGKSSELDKDLLARIVVEAVRAVTVEADDGSHVVDLEFVEIETQTGRSASESELLNGAVIDKDPVNDDMPVDFESADVLLLNEPIEVEETDADTSVSIDDPDQLQQFLDSEERQLREKVDQIVATGADVVFCQKGIDDLAQYLLAQEDILAVRRTKKSDMGFLQEILGAGIVTDLDAATDADLGTGSIERDAEAGLFYVEGSDAHGVTLLLRGSTEHVVDELERGIQDALDVVSATAADGRVLPGGGAVEVEIASRLRDYADSVSGREQLAVEAYADAVEVVPRVLASNAGLDSIDTLVDLRAAHEGGDARAGLNVFSGDVVDTYDAGVVEPAHSKEQAFSSATEAANLVLKIDDIISAGDLSTSGDDDEGGAGAGGMGGMGGMGGAM
- a CDS encoding ornithine cyclodeaminase family protein (catalyzes the interconversion of alanine and pyruvate), which produces MTVLLLDTDTVDAHSPMAAVVDAVESAFAAHARGDTVMPSKSYVDLPQYDGDFRSMPAYLRAEDWDAAGLKWVNSHTENRRRHDLPTVMATMLYSDPETGVPLSIMDGTTLTTKRTGAAAAVATDHLAVADASTLGLVGAGAQSHAQLTAIATVRPVETIVVADADASRAEAFVEAVGDRFDARVGSIPEAAACDVVSTVTPVREPIVDADAVGDHTHINAVGADAPGKHELADDLLAAAKLVVDDREQCTHSGEINVPYAGGRLTDADIHADLGEVVIGAESGRTDADGVTVFDSTGLAVQDVATARVVYERATEADAGTAFDLLGR